One window of the Niallia circulans genome contains the following:
- a CDS encoding G5 domain-containing protein, which yields MKNVQAVKLFIAIAITTAFIFSFSHFGVKAYERIFSTKQGYEEGTTVGGIDISGMSLEEALKALKDSQEEWIQAVSIKLNYKEKTIDFATDLFTFQFQESLEKIHQGTDNALIVSLNQDDLIGLLYSISPYLVEEDVFYVNKWSDSLIAIASQLDKGNHELALQDYLVSQKEEEVILVDTTLDVQENKKNVAKWVKQFPSIEVGQEATVSLLDIMGKQTDSYSDTTLSMVATAFHQLVLATNFTITERFISNQLPNYAPLGYEAKINQSKKMDYRFYNPNAAAYQLQFKMSGNKLYASVVGVPFLFKYDVVLSNQEAFKPKTVIQFDSLLEFNEYRTITEGTDGLLIKVYRLAKNEDGVEVKKDLMSEDFYPPINKVVASGLIKEQETVIDTDNVEDSTDLNDPSDSEENIKEEEKDSNNQTTVNPSQTESNNQDLKENKEETPQAEIEK from the coding sequence ATGAAAAACGTTCAAGCTGTAAAGCTATTTATAGCTATAGCCATTACAACTGCATTTATTTTTAGTTTTTCGCATTTTGGTGTAAAGGCATATGAAAGGATTTTTTCGACCAAGCAAGGGTATGAAGAGGGTACAACTGTGGGTGGAATAGATATCTCTGGAATGTCTTTAGAAGAAGCTTTAAAAGCATTGAAGGATTCTCAAGAAGAATGGATTCAGGCAGTCTCCATTAAATTAAATTATAAAGAAAAAACAATTGACTTTGCTACTGATTTATTTACATTCCAATTCCAAGAAAGCTTAGAAAAGATCCATCAGGGCACAGACAATGCATTGATTGTATCGTTAAATCAAGATGATTTAATCGGATTACTTTATTCAATATCTCCCTATCTCGTAGAAGAAGATGTTTTTTACGTCAATAAATGGAGTGATTCTTTAATAGCGATAGCTTCCCAGTTAGACAAAGGAAATCACGAACTTGCGCTCCAAGATTATTTAGTCAGCCAAAAGGAAGAAGAAGTAATCTTAGTAGATACTACATTAGACGTTCAGGAAAACAAAAAAAATGTTGCAAAATGGGTAAAGCAATTTCCAAGTATTGAAGTGGGGCAAGAAGCGACGGTCTCGTTGCTAGATATAATGGGAAAACAGACAGATTCCTATTCAGATACCACCTTAAGTATGGTTGCGACAGCTTTTCATCAGCTAGTCTTAGCAACTAATTTTACTATTACTGAGCGGTTTATAAGTAATCAATTGCCTAACTATGCTCCATTAGGATATGAAGCGAAAATCAATCAATCTAAAAAAATGGATTACCGGTTTTATAATCCTAATGCTGCTGCTTATCAGCTTCAATTCAAAATGTCTGGCAATAAATTATATGCTTCGGTAGTCGGGGTTCCGTTTTTATTTAAATATGATGTTGTTCTCTCCAATCAGGAAGCATTTAAGCCAAAAACGGTCATCCAATTTGATTCTTTATTAGAGTTTAATGAATATAGAACCATCACAGAAGGAACAGATGGACTTTTAATTAAAGTCTATCGTTTAGCCAAAAATGAAGATGGAGTCGAAGTGAAAAAAGATTTAATGAGTGAAGACTTTTATCCTCCAATCAATAAAGTAGTTGCTTCTGGATTAATAAAAGAACAGGAAACAGTGATTGATACAGATAATGTCGAAGATTCAACCGATTTAAATGATCCTTCAGATTCTGAAGAAAACATCAAAGAGGAAGAGAAGGATAGTAACAATCAAACGACAGTGAATCCTTCACAGACAGAATCAAACAATCAGGATTTGAAAGAGAATAAGGAAGAGACTCCACAAGCAGAAATAGAAAAATAA
- a CDS encoding PRC-barrel domain-containing protein translates to MKISTQFKGLPIISISNGQQEGNVQSLIINPEKGFVDFLTLEQEEWQESIQAIPFKKVIGVGEYAVTIESANSIIDLTQIPIASELASKKIAIIDTNVITRKGDLVGKVTEYQMNEETGEIIGLVLEEQESVISSEAVITYGKDIIIVKEEVATPNFVQEEAVSSNDHLIQALEEVERENEAGLNGLKEKQRELLLNKQVTKDIYAADGELIVAKGSILALEDIEKAQNAGPSVVIDLSMSVNA, encoded by the coding sequence ATGAAAATTAGCACACAGTTTAAAGGTTTACCGATTATCAGCATTTCTAACGGACAACAAGAAGGAAATGTGCAGTCTTTAATCATCAATCCAGAAAAAGGTTTTGTGGATTTTTTAACATTAGAGCAAGAAGAATGGCAAGAGAGTATTCAAGCAATCCCTTTTAAAAAGGTGATTGGTGTAGGGGAATATGCTGTAACGATCGAAAGTGCAAACTCTATCATTGATTTAACACAGATTCCTATTGCTAGTGAGCTGGCAAGCAAAAAAATCGCGATTATTGATACAAATGTTATTACGAGAAAAGGAGATCTTGTAGGTAAAGTGACAGAGTATCAAATGAATGAAGAGACAGGTGAAATCATTGGACTTGTTTTGGAGGAACAAGAATCAGTCATTTCATCCGAAGCTGTTATCACCTATGGAAAAGATATCATTATTGTGAAAGAAGAAGTAGCTACACCTAATTTTGTTCAAGAAGAAGCTGTATCTTCAAATGACCACTTAATCCAAGCGTTAGAAGAAGTGGAGCGAGAAAATGAAGCTGGTCTTAATGGGTTAAAAGAAAAACAAAGAGAATTATTGCTAAATAAACAAGTAACAAAAGATATTTATGCAGCAGATGGTGAATTGATTGTTGCAAAGGGTTCGATATTAGCACTAGAGGATATTGAGAAAGCGCAAAACGCGGGACCGAGTGTAGTAATTGATTTATCCATGAGTGTGAATGCATAA
- a CDS encoding type IV pilus modification PilV family protein gives MKISKLISSSKGLTLIEVLLSLTILSIIILGIMNFFTQAYSYTNLNQKKTAGINVARNALTYMEQTTQEDSFISIKNRIDHNKEATGELFICNNEYKVIWNKDNQASCTPIKINNIDYHVTIKPVLDKNYSNFFIPLTVTVTWNVNKKEYNTSMEGAIKSEDLR, from the coding sequence ATGAAAATTTCAAAGCTGATATCTAGTTCCAAAGGATTGACGTTAATAGAGGTCTTATTGTCTCTTACTATCCTTAGTATAATCATTTTAGGTATAATGAACTTTTTTACTCAGGCTTATTCCTATACAAATCTTAATCAGAAAAAAACTGCTGGTATAAATGTTGCTAGAAATGCTTTGACATACATGGAACAAACTACCCAAGAAGACTCCTTTATCAGCATAAAAAATAGAATAGACCATAATAAGGAAGCAACAGGTGAGCTGTTCATCTGCAATAATGAGTATAAAGTAATCTGGAACAAAGATAATCAAGCTTCCTGTACACCTATTAAAATTAATAATATTGATTATCATGTAACCATTAAGCCTGTTTTAGATAAAAATTACAGCAATTTTTTCATTCCTTTAACGGTAACTGTTACATGGAATGTAAACAAAAAAGAGTACAATACTTCCATGGAGGGAGCCATCAAAAGTGAGGATCTTCGATGA
- a CDS encoding type II secretion system protein has translation MRIFDEKGITLYELLATITILAIVLPVIYGVFQSGLSLYNKIQIEGQIRDDADYAISMMMNSFNSIPYDYVTIEGDSKISFYDTEKTVFEKNTKENSSFYTYEKEKITSENAKVRSIEFVDQQLKSETITAVSINNQILEGSGDFTGSKIRLSCSKTAQEDKNRCLHGLIYITFVIDQARLNRPLTLESQFGF, from the coding sequence GTGAGGATCTTCGATGAAAAAGGGATAACACTATATGAACTATTGGCAACAATCACTATTCTTGCGATCGTTTTGCCGGTCATCTATGGTGTCTTTCAGTCTGGGTTATCTTTATATAATAAAATTCAGATAGAAGGACAAATCCGCGACGATGCAGATTATGCCATTTCTATGATGATGAACTCGTTTAACAGTATCCCTTATGACTATGTGACGATAGAAGGTGATTCGAAAATCAGCTTCTATGATACAGAAAAGACTGTATTTGAAAAGAATACTAAAGAGAATTCTTCTTTTTATACTTATGAGAAAGAAAAAATAACATCAGAGAATGCAAAAGTAAGAAGTATTGAATTTGTTGATCAGCAGCTTAAAAGCGAAACGATTACTGCTGTTTCGATCAATAATCAAATTCTAGAGGGGAGCGGGGATTTTACTGGTTCTAAAATAAGGTTGTCCTGTAGTAAAACGGCCCAAGAAGATAAAAATCGTTGCCTTCATGGGTTAATCTATATCACTTTTGTCATTGATCAAGCACGATTAAATCGACCTTTAACTTTAGAAAGTCAATTTGGCTTTTAA
- a CDS encoding vWA domain-containing protein, translating into MRRTKLASKFFTVLLILVFILPVQTNASTTTPSVSFSVTPSQNIIVKPSGGVAQGNLDVRLTPEGKVTSSNRSPIDLAFVFDKSGSMDELGYNPYKFQSAKNAITQAVNYFSEDPNVYDRFAFIPFSTDVEKEKMVYFPIYAYNSADNVRNNLKTINNVANRLVATGGTNYTQSFQTAGSMLASGNNNANKYIVFLTDGEPTSSMMEETFTDKVCTNYYFWQSCSNKQVKDTVTYTIYTNNTARAVRSNGTIVSTSLSYVEKAIKSHIETEVNNLAANNYKLYSIGFGTNKDVDMSYLNKLSETTGVTAQQASEQSIAKIFETISEKVNTPTISATIKINIAKFGNKVKLSDNANVTTDSVGDIIIKKDILFPVNQEPSGSIDMALPLTFSETGTYVFDDITLQYKDLDGNNQTKKTSATIQVKEDAPASFSSTMMLEKEVNELNDLIKTSNSSDKTNHFNVKYTLNPIGLVNNTVSGTLSNLVIEQPLPDSVSIVTTDSVKEVTKDGSRYAIITLPNEIHYSTGSFTPSTINRTVEYKINYAVNNISMPRADLYFKDSRFQPINATTISPSAQTMNMKVQLKEFTMIKYTGDAAGIIEKREQETNKKVANTEYPNDYNLANKPVKEMVFAQESENQTIEITYSDNSKAYLHFLPDFELIGQDTKKRYKSGSTSTEFIDTVLTQKVPGQNVTYAYKIDNGSESTGWKTFKPEDNISIETSGENTLSIKAAGGFANNTEIIKTIKIAWPITSITIEPNPIEMNVDGTKSFTIKVEPNHATNKTLDIAVANPSISSLIPGQNTLIGNAAGMTELIVKTTDGSNLVQRVPVHVIEPYVKLEDISFTKPVYTIERSAETNDKLIAVDDLLIFNPANATDKEIEQVLSNAPDTVEVIKQDGQYYLKAADVGYAEITAIAEKQKDGTQPKDSTLFKVVKEKEGNNGSGEDRDGRW; encoded by the coding sequence ATGAGGAGAACGAAATTAGCTAGTAAATTTTTCACCGTGTTATTGATATTAGTATTCATTTTACCTGTACAGACTAATGCATCTACCACTACTCCATCTGTTAGCTTTTCTGTTACCCCATCCCAAAATATTATTGTAAAACCAAGCGGTGGTGTAGCACAAGGAAATTTAGATGTTCGCTTGACACCGGAAGGGAAAGTGACCAGCAGCAATCGTTCTCCTATTGATTTAGCATTTGTATTCGATAAATCAGGATCGATGGACGAGCTTGGTTATAATCCATACAAATTTCAAAGTGCAAAAAATGCAATTACACAGGCTGTTAATTACTTTAGTGAAGATCCAAATGTATATGATAGATTTGCATTTATTCCCTTTTCAACGGATGTAGAAAAAGAAAAAATGGTTTATTTTCCTATTTATGCTTATAATTCAGCTGATAATGTCAGAAATAATTTAAAGACTATTAATAATGTAGCGAATCGCCTTGTTGCAACTGGGGGAACAAATTATACTCAGTCCTTTCAAACAGCGGGATCTATGCTGGCAAGCGGCAATAATAATGCTAATAAATATATTGTATTTTTAACAGATGGCGAACCAACTTCTTCTATGATGGAGGAAACATTTACAGATAAAGTTTGCACAAATTATTATTTCTGGCAATCATGTTCAAATAAGCAGGTTAAGGATACAGTTACGTATACTATTTATACAAATAACACTGCTAGAGCTGTTAGATCCAATGGAACTATCGTTTCAACAAGTTTAAGTTATGTGGAAAAAGCAATAAAATCTCATATCGAAACAGAGGTAAATAATCTTGCCGCCAATAACTATAAACTCTATTCCATTGGTTTTGGAACAAACAAGGATGTAGATATGAGTTATTTGAATAAATTGTCCGAAACAACAGGCGTAACAGCCCAACAAGCATCTGAACAATCTATTGCAAAAATATTTGAGACGATTTCGGAAAAAGTAAATACACCTACTATTTCAGCTACGATAAAAATAAATATTGCGAAGTTTGGTAACAAGGTCAAATTAAGTGATAATGCAAATGTAACAACAGATAGCGTGGGGGATATCATTATTAAGAAAGACATTCTTTTCCCTGTCAATCAAGAGCCATCAGGATCTATTGATATGGCTTTGCCGTTGACTTTTAGTGAAACGGGAACGTATGTATTTGATGATATAACTTTGCAATATAAAGATTTAGACGGAAATAATCAAACTAAGAAAACAAGTGCAACAATCCAAGTAAAAGAGGATGCACCAGCTAGTTTTTCTTCGACCATGATGTTAGAAAAAGAAGTAAATGAACTAAATGATTTAATTAAGACAAGCAATTCATCAGATAAAACGAATCATTTTAATGTCAAATACACGCTGAATCCGATTGGTCTTGTGAATAATACAGTAAGTGGCACGCTATCTAACTTAGTTATCGAACAACCTTTGCCAGATAGTGTATCCATCGTCACCACAGATAGTGTGAAAGAAGTGACAAAGGATGGCAGTCGATATGCCATTATTACTTTACCGAATGAGATTCATTACTCGACTGGAAGCTTTACTCCTTCGACAATTAATAGAACAGTTGAATATAAGATCAATTATGCTGTAAATAATATAAGTATGCCAAGAGCAGACTTATATTTTAAGGATTCTCGTTTCCAGCCTATAAATGCCACAACTATATCTCCGTCTGCACAAACGATGAATATGAAAGTACAATTAAAAGAGTTTACAATGATTAAATATACTGGAGATGCAGCAGGGATAATCGAAAAAAGGGAACAAGAAACAAATAAGAAAGTAGCTAATACCGAATACCCAAATGATTATAATCTTGCTAATAAGCCTGTAAAAGAAATGGTATTTGCGCAAGAATCTGAAAACCAAACCATTGAAATTACCTATTCAGATAACAGTAAAGCATATTTGCACTTTTTACCTGACTTTGAATTAATTGGACAGGATACTAAAAAACGCTATAAGAGTGGTTCCACTTCAACAGAGTTTATTGATACTGTATTAACCCAGAAAGTACCAGGACAAAATGTGACTTATGCTTATAAAATCGATAACGGTTCTGAGAGTACTGGCTGGAAAACATTCAAGCCAGAGGATAATATCAGCATCGAGACATCAGGGGAAAATACGCTATCGATCAAAGCAGCTGGTGGGTTTGCGAATAATACAGAGATAATAAAAACGATTAAAATAGCATGGCCGATAACTTCCATAACAATTGAGCCTAATCCGATAGAAATGAACGTTGATGGTACAAAGAGCTTTACGATAAAAGTCGAGCCGAATCATGCTACGAATAAGACTTTGGATATAGCTGTCGCTAATCCATCTATCTCTAGCTTAATTCCTGGACAAAATACCTTAATAGGAAATGCAGCAGGAATGACAGAATTAATTGTGAAGACGACAGATGGATCCAATCTTGTACAAAGGGTTCCAGTACATGTTATAGAACCCTATGTAAAACTAGAGGATATTTCATTTACGAAGCCAGTTTATACAATCGAACGTAGTGCTGAAACAAATGACAAGCTTATAGCAGTAGATGATCTCTTAATCTTTAACCCTGCTAATGCAACAGATAAAGAGATTGAGCAAGTTCTGTCAAATGCTCCTGATACCGTGGAAGTAATTAAGCAGGATGGTCAATATTATTTGAAAGCAGCGGATGTTGGTTATGCAGAAATAACCGCCATTGCAGAAAAGCAAAAAGATGGTACCCAACCTAAAGATTCTACCCTTTTCAAAGTAGTAAAAGAAAAGGAAGGAAATAATGGCAGTGGAGAAGACAGAGATGGACGCTGGTAA
- a CDS encoding sensor domain-containing diguanylate cyclase, translated as MINPSYKKIIWTVWTLLLPLGLWFSYTLYPPQIYDKGWELVAFLLFMTIVASMPMIINGTPVFFLQWATLSVFLIFGLVTEIILVQISLLAVLYQAKLDRKSLFRLPMNSIMFFLVSFFSGIIYYSFGGGHGFDIALNFKSFYLITVYLISYLLLNTLGIFFIVRFIYKRKQRFVTKDLIWEIITTIITYPVGIVLYLMYEYIGLAALILIGVPFISLSLILKLYHSSQTANDYLRKTAEIGHQLSQNLYVNETIDFFIEKLYELFKVDFVFIHQVNTNEELEMISRVEQQEKLPLLPEIMKENEGICGKVLASKKAEVYHSKQDWQKVNKGYMPDGVQSILCMPLIKNNKVIGVLLLGSRQKKAFANIKLMVLDLLCSQFAIALENAKYFETTKENSERCALTKLYNYRYFDKILSEQFTELNEKNLDNLVLIMLDIDHFKAINDQYGHQAGNEILIGFAKRIQNLIGDHGLVARYGGEEFVILLSNIEKKEAFDLAEFIRKRIASSPFVIKQNIDDRHQVKNVNITASLGLAYAPVDADEPLALIRHADRALYVGAKRAGRNRVAGYVK; from the coding sequence ATGATTAATCCAAGCTACAAAAAAATAATATGGACAGTTTGGACACTCCTTCTACCTTTGGGTTTGTGGTTTTCTTATACCTTGTACCCTCCGCAAATTTATGATAAGGGTTGGGAGTTAGTTGCTTTTTTACTATTTATGACAATTGTCGCTAGTATGCCGATGATTATAAATGGCACCCCTGTGTTTTTTCTGCAATGGGCAACTTTATCTGTTTTCTTAATTTTTGGATTAGTTACGGAAATTATTCTTGTACAAATCTCATTATTAGCGGTGCTCTATCAGGCTAAATTAGATAGGAAGTCGTTATTCCGCTTACCTATGAATTCGATTATGTTTTTCCTTGTTTCCTTTTTTAGTGGGATTATTTACTATAGTTTCGGAGGGGGACATGGATTTGATATTGCCTTAAATTTTAAATCATTTTATTTAATTACTGTATATCTTATTTCCTATCTCTTACTCAATACTTTGGGTATCTTTTTTATTGTTCGCTTTATCTATAAGCGAAAGCAACGGTTTGTCACGAAAGACTTAATTTGGGAAATAATCACAACGATTATCACATATCCGGTAGGTATTGTTTTATATCTCATGTATGAATATATTGGTCTAGCTGCCTTAATCTTAATCGGTGTTCCATTTATATCGTTATCGCTTATATTAAAGCTATATCATTCTAGTCAAACGGCAAATGATTATTTACGAAAAACAGCCGAGATTGGCCATCAACTTTCTCAAAATTTGTATGTAAATGAAACAATCGATTTCTTTATCGAAAAGCTATATGAATTATTTAAAGTTGATTTCGTGTTTATTCATCAAGTTAATACGAATGAAGAATTAGAAATGATATCACGTGTGGAGCAGCAAGAGAAATTACCGCTATTACCTGAAATAATGAAAGAAAATGAGGGGATATGTGGGAAAGTGTTGGCGTCGAAAAAAGCAGAAGTATACCATTCTAAACAGGATTGGCAGAAGGTAAACAAGGGGTATATGCCGGATGGAGTTCAAAGTATACTTTGTATGCCGCTAATTAAAAATAATAAAGTAATTGGTGTTTTATTGCTGGGAAGCAGACAGAAGAAGGCATTTGCAAACATCAAGTTAATGGTTTTGGACCTTTTATGCAGCCAATTTGCCATTGCGCTAGAAAACGCTAAATATTTTGAAACAACAAAGGAAAATAGTGAAAGATGTGCTCTAACGAAGCTATATAACTACCGCTATTTTGATAAAATCTTAAGTGAGCAGTTCACTGAATTGAATGAAAAGAATTTGGACAATCTAGTGCTCATTATGTTGGACATTGACCATTTTAAAGCGATTAATGATCAATATGGTCATCAAGCTGGAAATGAGATTTTAATAGGTTTCGCCAAAAGAATTCAAAATCTTATTGGTGACCACGGATTGGTTGCTAGGTATGGTGGAGAAGAATTTGTCATCCTCTTAAGCAATATAGAGAAGAAAGAAGCATTTGATTTAGCGGAGTTTATCCGCAAGAGGATTGCCTCTAGTCCATTTGTCATTAAACAAAATATCGATGATCGTCACCAAGTGAAAAATGTAAATATTACTGCTTCCCTTGGATTAGCTTATGCGCCAGTAGATGCGGATGAGCCGTTAGCATTGATTCGCCATGCGGATCGTGCATTATATGTGGGTGCTAAACGAGCAGGACGTAATCGTGTCGCGGGTTATGTGAAATAA
- a CDS encoding bifunctional folylpolyglutamate synthase/dihydrofolate synthase yields the protein MFHNYEEALNWIHSRLRFGIKPGLTRMEMMMEKLNHPEKQIKTVHIGGTNGKGSTVTYLRNILQQAGLTVGTFTSPYIEQFNERISVNGIPISDEEIFALANKLLPIVEEMDQMEIGGPTEFEIITAMSFYYFAYINKMDIVIYEVGLGGRFDSTNIISPLLSIITSIGLDHTAILGDTYEKIAFEKAGIIKTETPIIAAVKQKGAQKVIVNQAMERKAPIYLLDKDFMIDKYHSTPSSESFELKSMFFKWEDLQITMFGKHQVENASLAVMGAHLLQDTFESINEDSIRKGLYQSKWPGRLEILSGNPFVVVDGAHNEEGIDALVDVLVNRYKDKKKHIIFAALSDKKTDKMIAKLDQVATSITFVTFDYPRAASSKTLYEESNHPSKEQNSDWQKAILTQLEKIRVDDLFLITGSLYFISEVKEFWRNYLK from the coding sequence ATGTTTCATAATTATGAGGAAGCATTAAATTGGATTCATTCTCGTTTGCGTTTTGGAATAAAGCCTGGGTTAACAAGAATGGAAATGATGATGGAAAAGCTAAATCATCCGGAAAAACAGATAAAGACAGTTCATATAGGTGGAACAAATGGAAAGGGATCTACTGTTACTTATTTAAGAAATATTTTGCAACAAGCAGGATTAACAGTTGGAACCTTTACTTCTCCATACATCGAACAATTTAATGAGAGAATTAGCGTAAACGGAATACCAATTAGCGACGAAGAAATTTTTGCATTAGCAAATAAACTATTACCAATTGTCGAAGAAATGGACCAGATGGAGATTGGTGGACCAACTGAATTTGAAATTATTACAGCGATGTCTTTCTACTATTTTGCTTATATCAATAAAATGGATATTGTCATTTATGAGGTAGGATTAGGTGGTCGTTTTGATTCAACTAATATCATCTCCCCTTTGCTTTCTATTATTACAAGTATAGGATTAGATCATACAGCGATTTTAGGAGACACCTATGAAAAAATCGCCTTTGAAAAAGCTGGCATTATTAAAACAGAAACGCCGATTATTGCAGCAGTGAAACAAAAGGGTGCTCAAAAAGTAATCGTAAATCAGGCAATGGAAAGGAAAGCGCCTATCTATCTATTAGATAAGGACTTTATGATTGATAAATACCATTCAACACCTTCTAGTGAATCATTTGAATTAAAGTCAATGTTTTTTAAATGGGAAGATTTACAGATTACCATGTTTGGTAAGCACCAAGTGGAAAATGCATCACTAGCTGTAATGGGTGCCCATCTATTGCAGGATACATTTGAATCCATAAATGAAGATAGTATTCGAAAGGGATTATACCAATCCAAATGGCCTGGTCGATTGGAAATTCTGTCAGGAAATCCTTTTGTCGTAGTAGATGGGGCGCATAATGAAGAAGGAATCGATGCACTGGTAGATGTATTAGTTAATCGCTATAAAGATAAGAAAAAACATATTATCTTTGCAGCACTTTCTGATAAAAAAACGGACAAAATGATTGCTAAATTGGATCAAGTGGCAACTTCAATTACTTTTGTTACATTTGACTATCCAAGGGCTGCAAGCAGCAAGACATTATATGAAGAAAGTAACCATCCATCGAAGGAGCAGAATAGCGACTGGCAGAAAGCAATTCTCACGCAACTGGAAAAGATTAGAGTAGATGACCTGTTCCTTATAACGGGATCTTTGTACTTTATTTCAGAAGTAAAGGAATTTTGGAGAAACTATCTGAAATAA